Proteins encoded together in one Carya illinoinensis cultivar Pawnee chromosome 3, C.illinoinensisPawnee_v1, whole genome shotgun sequence window:
- the LOC122303730 gene encoding transcription factor PIF1-like isoform X3 yields MYHCVPDFEMDDDYSLPSSSGAARPRKLSLPEDEIVELLWQNGQVVMQSQNQRSMRISPPSKYGDAVIPAEQSAAREIRSSQQKQESAANQHQNLNLFMQEDEMTSWLHYPLVDDDPALEHNFCADLLYPPLHQSCNNIGNNNTNPAIRTSSVTELRPAVTVGVAASRPPIPPARMTELAGSKMQNLMHFSRQKARSIGGVDQTEPSSSKSMVVVRESTVVDSSDTPVAGPESWARSAAEASDFGDRGCATMSCGDVAGTSSAGATAKEMMSCEVTVTSSPGCSSASGEPSLKPPAEDRKRKGREAEEADCYYEDAEFESGDTKKQVRGSTSTKRSRAAEVHNLSERSDKASMLDEAIEYLKSLQLQVQVVNTFLQMMSMGCGMVPMMFPGVQQYMPAMGMGIGLGMGMEMGINRPMIPFPNLLAGSALPTSAAAAHLGPRFPMPAFHMPPVPAPDPSRIQATNQSEQMLHSIGTQHTIQPRFPHFVDPYQQYIAAHQMQLPIPQNQVLAQPSSSKPNTSRGPENLENHQSGTR; encoded by the exons ATGTATCACTGCGTTCCTGATTTTGAAATGGATGACGATTACTCCCTCCCCTCATCGTCTGGCGCTGCTCGCCCCAGAAAATTGTCCTT GCCCGAAGATGAGATCGTGGAGCTGTTGTGGCAAAACGGCCAGGTGGTGATGCAGAGCCAGAACCAGAGGTCGATGAGAATATCTCCACCTTCCAAATACGGCGACGCTGTGATCCCTGCAGAGCAATCAGCAGCCAGGGAGATCCGATCCTCACAACAGAAGCAAGAATCGGCCGCAAACCAACACCAGAATCTCAATCTATTCATGCAAGAAGACGAAATGACCTCGTGGCTTCACTACCCTCTTGTCGACGACGACCCTGCCTTGGAGCACAATTTCTGCGCTGACCTTCTCTATCCTCCGCTTCATCAGAGCTGTAACAATATCGGTAATAACAACACTAACCCTGCCATACGTACGAGCAGCGTCACGGAGCTCCGTCCAGCGGTGACGGTAGGGGTGGCGGCATCGAGGCCGCCGATACCGCCGGCGAGGATGACGGAGCTGGCTGGCTCGAAGATGCAGAACTTAATGCACTTCTCGAGGCAGAAGGCCAGGTCTATTGGAGGAGTTGACCAAACGGAGCCGTCAAGCTCGAAGAGCATGGTGGTGGTGAGGGAATCGACGGTGGTAGACTCAAGCGACACACCGGTGGCTGGACCAGAATCTTGGGCGAGGAGCGCGGCGGAGGCGTCCGACTTCGGTGATAGGGGTTGCGCGACCATGAGCTGTGGTGATGTGGCGGGCACGTCGTCCGCAGGAGCTACTGCGAAGGAGATGATGTCGTGTGAGGTGACCGTGACGTCATCACCGGGATGCTCCAGCGCCAGCGGTGAGCCGTCTTTGAAGCCGCCAGCTGAAGATCGCAAGCGCAAAGGAAGAGAAGCCGAAGAAGCCGACTGCTATTATGAG GATGCCGAGTTTGAATCTGGGGACACAAAGAAACAGGTTCGTGGATCAACATCTACGAAGAGATCCCGTGCCGCAGAGGTCCACAACCTTTCAGAGAGG TCTGATAAGGCTTCAATGCTGGATGAGGCGATTGAGTATTTGAAATCACTTCAGTTGCAAGTACAG GTTGTAAAcacttttttgcagatgatgtCTATGGGTTGTGGCATGGTCCCCATGATGTTTCCTGGTGTCCAGCAGTATATGCCGGCAATGGGGATGGGAATTGGGTTGGGCATGGGCATGGAAATGGGCATCAATCGTCCCATGATACCCTTTCCCAATTTGTTAGCTGGTTCAGCATTGCCAACATCAGCTGCAGCAGCTCATCTGGGACCACGATTCCCAATGCCGGCTTTTCATATGCCACCTGTTCCTGCACCCGATCCTTCCAGAATCCAAGCAACCAACCAGTCAGAACAAATGCTACACTCAATTGGTACACAGCACACAATCCAGCCACGGTTCCCACATTTTGTTGATCCTTATCAGCAGTATATTGCTGCCCATCAGATGCAGTTGCCAATACCACAG AATCAAGTGCTGGCCCAGCCAAGTAGTAGCAAGCCAAACACCAGTAGGGGACCTGAAAATCTTGAGAATCACCAATCAG GTACAAGATAG
- the LOC122303730 gene encoding transcription factor PIF1-like isoform X1 — protein sequence MYHCVPDFEMDDDYSLPSSSGAARPRKLSLPEDEIVELLWQNGQVVMQSQNQRSMRISPPSKYGDAVIPAEQSAAREIRSSQQKQESAANQHQNLNLFMQEDEMTSWLHYPLVDDDPALEHNFCADLLYPPLHQSCNNIGNNNTNPAIRTSSVTELRPAVTVGVAASRPPIPPARMTELAGSKMQNLMHFSRQKARSIGGVDQTEPSSSKSMVVVRESTVVDSSDTPVAGPESWARSAAEASDFGDRGCATMSCGDVAGTSSAGATAKEMMSCEVTVTSSPGCSSASGEPSLKPPAEDRKRKGREAEEADCYYEDAEFESGDTKKQVRGSTSTKRSRAAEVHNLSERRRRDRINEKMRALQELIPRCNKSDKASMLDEAIEYLKSLQLQVQVVNTFLQMMSMGCGMVPMMFPGVQQYMPAMGMGIGLGMGMEMGINRPMIPFPNLLAGSALPTSAAAAHLGPRFPMPAFHMPPVPAPDPSRIQATNQSEQMLHSIGTQHTIQPRFPHFVDPYQQYIAAHQMQLPIPQNQVLAQPSSSKPNTSRGPENLENHQSGTR from the exons ATGTATCACTGCGTTCCTGATTTTGAAATGGATGACGATTACTCCCTCCCCTCATCGTCTGGCGCTGCTCGCCCCAGAAAATTGTCCTT GCCCGAAGATGAGATCGTGGAGCTGTTGTGGCAAAACGGCCAGGTGGTGATGCAGAGCCAGAACCAGAGGTCGATGAGAATATCTCCACCTTCCAAATACGGCGACGCTGTGATCCCTGCAGAGCAATCAGCAGCCAGGGAGATCCGATCCTCACAACAGAAGCAAGAATCGGCCGCAAACCAACACCAGAATCTCAATCTATTCATGCAAGAAGACGAAATGACCTCGTGGCTTCACTACCCTCTTGTCGACGACGACCCTGCCTTGGAGCACAATTTCTGCGCTGACCTTCTCTATCCTCCGCTTCATCAGAGCTGTAACAATATCGGTAATAACAACACTAACCCTGCCATACGTACGAGCAGCGTCACGGAGCTCCGTCCAGCGGTGACGGTAGGGGTGGCGGCATCGAGGCCGCCGATACCGCCGGCGAGGATGACGGAGCTGGCTGGCTCGAAGATGCAGAACTTAATGCACTTCTCGAGGCAGAAGGCCAGGTCTATTGGAGGAGTTGACCAAACGGAGCCGTCAAGCTCGAAGAGCATGGTGGTGGTGAGGGAATCGACGGTGGTAGACTCAAGCGACACACCGGTGGCTGGACCAGAATCTTGGGCGAGGAGCGCGGCGGAGGCGTCCGACTTCGGTGATAGGGGTTGCGCGACCATGAGCTGTGGTGATGTGGCGGGCACGTCGTCCGCAGGAGCTACTGCGAAGGAGATGATGTCGTGTGAGGTGACCGTGACGTCATCACCGGGATGCTCCAGCGCCAGCGGTGAGCCGTCTTTGAAGCCGCCAGCTGAAGATCGCAAGCGCAAAGGAAGAGAAGCCGAAGAAGCCGACTGCTATTATGAG GATGCCGAGTTTGAATCTGGGGACACAAAGAAACAGGTTCGTGGATCAACATCTACGAAGAGATCCCGTGCCGCAGAGGTCCACAACCTTTCAGAGAGG AGACGTCGAGATAGGATAAATGAGAAGATGAGGGCTTTGCAAGAACTCATACCTCGTTGCAACAAG TCTGATAAGGCTTCAATGCTGGATGAGGCGATTGAGTATTTGAAATCACTTCAGTTGCAAGTACAG GTTGTAAAcacttttttgcagatgatgtCTATGGGTTGTGGCATGGTCCCCATGATGTTTCCTGGTGTCCAGCAGTATATGCCGGCAATGGGGATGGGAATTGGGTTGGGCATGGGCATGGAAATGGGCATCAATCGTCCCATGATACCCTTTCCCAATTTGTTAGCTGGTTCAGCATTGCCAACATCAGCTGCAGCAGCTCATCTGGGACCACGATTCCCAATGCCGGCTTTTCATATGCCACCTGTTCCTGCACCCGATCCTTCCAGAATCCAAGCAACCAACCAGTCAGAACAAATGCTACACTCAATTGGTACACAGCACACAATCCAGCCACGGTTCCCACATTTTGTTGATCCTTATCAGCAGTATATTGCTGCCCATCAGATGCAGTTGCCAATACCACAG AATCAAGTGCTGGCCCAGCCAAGTAGTAGCAAGCCAAACACCAGTAGGGGACCTGAAAATCTTGAGAATCACCAATCAG GTACAAGATAG
- the LOC122303730 gene encoding transcription factor PIF1-like isoform X2: MYHCVPDFEMDDDYSLPSSSGAARPRKLSLPEDEIVELLWQNGQVVMQSQNQRSMRISPPSKYGDAVIPAEQSAAREIRSSQQKQESAANQHQNLNLFMQEDEMTSWLHYPLVDDDPALEHNFCADLLYPPLHQSCNNIGNNNTNPAIRTSSVTELRPAVTVGVAASRPPIPPARMTELAGSKMQNLMHFSRQKARSIGGVDQTEPSSSKSMVVVRESTVVDSSDTPVAGPESWARSAAEASDFGDRGCATMSCGDVAGTSSAGATAKEMMSCEVTVTSSPGCSSASGEPSLKPPAEDRKRKGREAEEADCYYEDAEFESGDTKKQVRGSTSTKRSRAAEVHNLSERRRRDRINEKMRALQELIPRCNKSDKASMLDEAIEYLKSLQLQVQMMSMGCGMVPMMFPGVQQYMPAMGMGIGLGMGMEMGINRPMIPFPNLLAGSALPTSAAAAHLGPRFPMPAFHMPPVPAPDPSRIQATNQSEQMLHSIGTQHTIQPRFPHFVDPYQQYIAAHQMQLPIPQNQVLAQPSSSKPNTSRGPENLENHQSGTR, translated from the exons ATGTATCACTGCGTTCCTGATTTTGAAATGGATGACGATTACTCCCTCCCCTCATCGTCTGGCGCTGCTCGCCCCAGAAAATTGTCCTT GCCCGAAGATGAGATCGTGGAGCTGTTGTGGCAAAACGGCCAGGTGGTGATGCAGAGCCAGAACCAGAGGTCGATGAGAATATCTCCACCTTCCAAATACGGCGACGCTGTGATCCCTGCAGAGCAATCAGCAGCCAGGGAGATCCGATCCTCACAACAGAAGCAAGAATCGGCCGCAAACCAACACCAGAATCTCAATCTATTCATGCAAGAAGACGAAATGACCTCGTGGCTTCACTACCCTCTTGTCGACGACGACCCTGCCTTGGAGCACAATTTCTGCGCTGACCTTCTCTATCCTCCGCTTCATCAGAGCTGTAACAATATCGGTAATAACAACACTAACCCTGCCATACGTACGAGCAGCGTCACGGAGCTCCGTCCAGCGGTGACGGTAGGGGTGGCGGCATCGAGGCCGCCGATACCGCCGGCGAGGATGACGGAGCTGGCTGGCTCGAAGATGCAGAACTTAATGCACTTCTCGAGGCAGAAGGCCAGGTCTATTGGAGGAGTTGACCAAACGGAGCCGTCAAGCTCGAAGAGCATGGTGGTGGTGAGGGAATCGACGGTGGTAGACTCAAGCGACACACCGGTGGCTGGACCAGAATCTTGGGCGAGGAGCGCGGCGGAGGCGTCCGACTTCGGTGATAGGGGTTGCGCGACCATGAGCTGTGGTGATGTGGCGGGCACGTCGTCCGCAGGAGCTACTGCGAAGGAGATGATGTCGTGTGAGGTGACCGTGACGTCATCACCGGGATGCTCCAGCGCCAGCGGTGAGCCGTCTTTGAAGCCGCCAGCTGAAGATCGCAAGCGCAAAGGAAGAGAAGCCGAAGAAGCCGACTGCTATTATGAG GATGCCGAGTTTGAATCTGGGGACACAAAGAAACAGGTTCGTGGATCAACATCTACGAAGAGATCCCGTGCCGCAGAGGTCCACAACCTTTCAGAGAGG AGACGTCGAGATAGGATAAATGAGAAGATGAGGGCTTTGCAAGAACTCATACCTCGTTGCAACAAG TCTGATAAGGCTTCAATGCTGGATGAGGCGATTGAGTATTTGAAATCACTTCAGTTGCAAGTACAG atgatgtCTATGGGTTGTGGCATGGTCCCCATGATGTTTCCTGGTGTCCAGCAGTATATGCCGGCAATGGGGATGGGAATTGGGTTGGGCATGGGCATGGAAATGGGCATCAATCGTCCCATGATACCCTTTCCCAATTTGTTAGCTGGTTCAGCATTGCCAACATCAGCTGCAGCAGCTCATCTGGGACCACGATTCCCAATGCCGGCTTTTCATATGCCACCTGTTCCTGCACCCGATCCTTCCAGAATCCAAGCAACCAACCAGTCAGAACAAATGCTACACTCAATTGGTACACAGCACACAATCCAGCCACGGTTCCCACATTTTGTTGATCCTTATCAGCAGTATATTGCTGCCCATCAGATGCAGTTGCCAATACCACAG AATCAAGTGCTGGCCCAGCCAAGTAGTAGCAAGCCAAACACCAGTAGGGGACCTGAAAATCTTGAGAATCACCAATCAG GTACAAGATAG
- the LOC122303730 gene encoding transcription factor PIF1-like isoform X4 has product MYHCVPDFEMDDDYSLPSSSGAARPRKLSLPEDEIVELLWQNGQVVMQSQNQRSMRISPPSKYGDAVIPAEQSAAREIRSSQQKQESAANQHQNLNLFMQEDEMTSWLHYPLVDDDPALEHNFCADLLYPPLHQSCNNIGNNNTNPAIRTSSVTELRPAVTVGVAASRPPIPPARMTELAGSKMQNLMHFSRQKARSIGGVDQTEPSSSKSMVVVRESTVVDSSDTPVAGPESWARSAAEASDFGDRGCATMSCGDVAGTSSAGATAKEMMSCEVTVTSSPGCSSASGEPSLKPPAEDRKRKGREAEEADCYYEDAEFESGDTKKQVRGSTSTKRSRAAEVHNLSERSDKASMLDEAIEYLKSLQLQVQMMSMGCGMVPMMFPGVQQYMPAMGMGIGLGMGMEMGINRPMIPFPNLLAGSALPTSAAAAHLGPRFPMPAFHMPPVPAPDPSRIQATNQSEQMLHSIGTQHTIQPRFPHFVDPYQQYIAAHQMQLPIPQNQVLAQPSSSKPNTSRGPENLENHQSGTR; this is encoded by the exons ATGTATCACTGCGTTCCTGATTTTGAAATGGATGACGATTACTCCCTCCCCTCATCGTCTGGCGCTGCTCGCCCCAGAAAATTGTCCTT GCCCGAAGATGAGATCGTGGAGCTGTTGTGGCAAAACGGCCAGGTGGTGATGCAGAGCCAGAACCAGAGGTCGATGAGAATATCTCCACCTTCCAAATACGGCGACGCTGTGATCCCTGCAGAGCAATCAGCAGCCAGGGAGATCCGATCCTCACAACAGAAGCAAGAATCGGCCGCAAACCAACACCAGAATCTCAATCTATTCATGCAAGAAGACGAAATGACCTCGTGGCTTCACTACCCTCTTGTCGACGACGACCCTGCCTTGGAGCACAATTTCTGCGCTGACCTTCTCTATCCTCCGCTTCATCAGAGCTGTAACAATATCGGTAATAACAACACTAACCCTGCCATACGTACGAGCAGCGTCACGGAGCTCCGTCCAGCGGTGACGGTAGGGGTGGCGGCATCGAGGCCGCCGATACCGCCGGCGAGGATGACGGAGCTGGCTGGCTCGAAGATGCAGAACTTAATGCACTTCTCGAGGCAGAAGGCCAGGTCTATTGGAGGAGTTGACCAAACGGAGCCGTCAAGCTCGAAGAGCATGGTGGTGGTGAGGGAATCGACGGTGGTAGACTCAAGCGACACACCGGTGGCTGGACCAGAATCTTGGGCGAGGAGCGCGGCGGAGGCGTCCGACTTCGGTGATAGGGGTTGCGCGACCATGAGCTGTGGTGATGTGGCGGGCACGTCGTCCGCAGGAGCTACTGCGAAGGAGATGATGTCGTGTGAGGTGACCGTGACGTCATCACCGGGATGCTCCAGCGCCAGCGGTGAGCCGTCTTTGAAGCCGCCAGCTGAAGATCGCAAGCGCAAAGGAAGAGAAGCCGAAGAAGCCGACTGCTATTATGAG GATGCCGAGTTTGAATCTGGGGACACAAAGAAACAGGTTCGTGGATCAACATCTACGAAGAGATCCCGTGCCGCAGAGGTCCACAACCTTTCAGAGAGG TCTGATAAGGCTTCAATGCTGGATGAGGCGATTGAGTATTTGAAATCACTTCAGTTGCAAGTACAG atgatgtCTATGGGTTGTGGCATGGTCCCCATGATGTTTCCTGGTGTCCAGCAGTATATGCCGGCAATGGGGATGGGAATTGGGTTGGGCATGGGCATGGAAATGGGCATCAATCGTCCCATGATACCCTTTCCCAATTTGTTAGCTGGTTCAGCATTGCCAACATCAGCTGCAGCAGCTCATCTGGGACCACGATTCCCAATGCCGGCTTTTCATATGCCACCTGTTCCTGCACCCGATCCTTCCAGAATCCAAGCAACCAACCAGTCAGAACAAATGCTACACTCAATTGGTACACAGCACACAATCCAGCCACGGTTCCCACATTTTGTTGATCCTTATCAGCAGTATATTGCTGCCCATCAGATGCAGTTGCCAATACCACAG AATCAAGTGCTGGCCCAGCCAAGTAGTAGCAAGCCAAACACCAGTAGGGGACCTGAAAATCTTGAGAATCACCAATCAG GTACAAGATAG